Proteins from a single region of Thermotoga maritima MSB8:
- a CDS encoding GGDEF domain-containing protein — protein MITHLTAAVPLFFFVVIVRKYARSLGSYFLELGVSIITGGLLLTEINGTFGYNIILVGIVVTFFGVTKIFKRLKEIAIKDYLTGLYTRYYFFEEWLPREMERQKRKSGKGISFLIIDLDDFKTINDKYSHRIGDKLLKYVASEIIKNIRKTDCAVRFGGDEILVAFPDTDKKTVENIVKRLEKKLIFNPVGLPVEFSYGIETWKPGENVEGIVQNADLQMYALKNLKKQKRVLTEEPEVD, from the coding sequence ATGATCACCCATTTAACGGCTGCTGTGCCTCTTTTCTTCTTCGTCGTTATCGTGAGAAAGTACGCAAGGAGCCTGGGGAGTTATTTTCTGGAACTTGGAGTTTCTATCATAACAGGGGGGCTTTTACTTACAGAGATCAACGGAACATTTGGATATAATATCATACTTGTTGGGATAGTGGTTACCTTTTTTGGCGTAACAAAAATCTTCAAGAGATTAAAAGAAATAGCCATAAAAGACTATCTCACAGGACTTTACACGAGGTACTACTTCTTTGAGGAGTGGCTCCCAAGGGAAATGGAAAGGCAAAAAAGAAAGAGTGGAAAAGGCATTTCTTTTCTCATCATCGATCTGGACGATTTCAAAACCATCAACGATAAGTATTCTCACAGAATAGGCGACAAACTTTTGAAGTACGTTGCAAGTGAGATCATCAAAAACATCAGGAAAACCGATTGTGCGGTTAGATTCGGCGGAGACGAAATCCTTGTTGCTTTTCCGGATACCGACAAAAAAACTGTTGAAAACATTGTGAAAAGACTCGAGAAAAAATTAATTTTCAACCCAGTGGGACTCCCGGTAGAATTTTCTTATGGAATAGAGACCTGGAAACCCGGTGAAAACGTGGAAGGTATTGTTCAAAACGCGGATCTTCAGATGTACGCTCTGAAGAACCTGAAAAAGCAAAAGCGCGTTCTGACGGAAGAGCCAGAGGTTGACTAA
- a CDS encoding clostripain-related cysteine peptidase, whose product MRLRKSFFVSILAAFMVLVILSGCAQPSLVPSSEKITAEIHLTLNFPFTKAFQDELPISKFQVRVLNSSGTVIYSGEFTSSEISITVQTYPGVHTIEVEAYTDNSELYDKETKIMEGSSQVNLRDGANDVFIALEFLSGQFSLNMSLNPDAPYIIESSEIQMVHSANNSELNLDHTVNSTEDTYTISDLEPGVWHIVYSATLTNINDNTVTNLQEEFDVTIYPARMSEINFSVGDDLVLTNPQITITASLPYLPPVSNLTASLENEEIVLSWDYNIENAVFMVHKKYVSENFWRYVGETTEKFFSIPLVQGDEEIAMVGVNAVANGMESGITYVGPAYIVDFEYGIPVDWILGGDALPFVQDSVFYEGNHSLQFGDIDNYEKSWVEFTVNYNVPVILSFWVKVSSEEDFDYFRFYVDNVLWDELSGEVDWTPLAYLLPPGEHTIRFAYKKDSSVSEGYDTAWVDYIIIQPEEQISTTSAQIIADNETHVVGRIGYIDVQVVDESGVPIPGVNVQLLYQESDGNWYPLSDAITEENSFTTDSNGIAKIRIWPVQSGTVTFKARLVGNPSIETQFDVTFQGLNWFFLVWMCADNNLESFALNDLSEMLNSNENVSVVVIFDGFFHSDWIYVLNEEGEWEGGPADAEIDSGNISELINYMEYASNLEASHRAIILWDHGNAWLYDAKARYSPRAICFDETSGNHITTPELRQALEEYNSYGLPRIDILGMDACLMGSIEVLYELRGLVDYIVASSFTEPGDGWDYSFLANITSSDDALDVGMKIVDAYRNFYDETFWENYGLSLAVYDANQVTGVTDSLNSLASRLVSIMDDSLRITINSFYPSLMQYYPDYNLLVDLNNCAISMQDINNSDVQTYANEVSQSLEQLVIYEYAEKSGTSIENPVSIFMPDDPDSLIYWGSDYNSLLFSQELLWSNFLESWHQTGDVLSYKSGATAFLGNSLKKKELKSPFLSLRRLLRDLPE is encoded by the coding sequence ATGAGGTTGAGAAAGTCTTTTTTCGTTTCCATTTTAGCAGCTTTCATGGTATTAGTCATTCTATCAGGATGTGCGCAGCCTTCTTTGGTACCATCCTCCGAAAAGATAACAGCGGAGATTCATCTTACATTGAACTTTCCTTTTACAAAAGCCTTCCAAGATGAACTTCCCATAAGCAAATTCCAAGTGAGAGTCCTGAACAGTTCAGGAACGGTGATTTATTCAGGGGAATTCACCTCCTCAGAAATTTCTATAACAGTTCAAACCTATCCCGGTGTGCATACGATAGAGGTAGAAGCTTATACGGACAATTCAGAACTCTATGATAAAGAAACAAAAATAATGGAAGGTTCCTCTCAGGTGAATCTTAGAGATGGAGCAAATGATGTTTTTATAGCTCTCGAGTTCCTTTCCGGTCAATTTAGTCTCAACATGAGCTTGAATCCTGATGCTCCTTACATAATAGAAAGTTCTGAGATCCAAATGGTGCATTCCGCAAATAATTCTGAGTTGAACCTTGATCACACTGTAAATTCAACAGAGGATACTTATACAATCTCTGATCTCGAACCGGGAGTATGGCACATCGTTTATTCAGCTACTTTAACCAACATTAACGATAATACTGTGACAAACCTACAAGAAGAGTTCGACGTCACAATTTATCCCGCAAGGATGAGTGAGATAAATTTTAGTGTAGGGGATGATCTTGTTTTAACAAATCCCCAAATAACGATAACAGCATCGCTTCCATACCTACCACCTGTGAGCAATCTGACAGCGAGTTTGGAAAACGAGGAAATAGTCCTCAGCTGGGATTACAATATAGAGAATGCGGTGTTCATGGTGCATAAAAAGTACGTTTCTGAAAATTTCTGGAGATATGTAGGTGAGACAACAGAAAAATTCTTTTCCATTCCCCTTGTGCAAGGTGATGAAGAGATAGCGATGGTCGGTGTAAACGCTGTAGCAAACGGTATGGAAAGCGGCATAACTTACGTTGGCCCTGCTTACATCGTAGACTTTGAATATGGAATTCCAGTTGATTGGATCCTGGGAGGAGATGCCTTACCGTTTGTTCAGGATTCCGTTTTCTATGAAGGAAACCATTCTCTTCAGTTCGGTGACATAGACAACTACGAAAAAAGCTGGGTGGAGTTCACAGTGAACTACAATGTACCAGTTATCCTATCCTTCTGGGTGAAAGTGAGCAGTGAGGAAGATTTCGACTATTTCAGGTTCTATGTTGACAACGTGCTCTGGGACGAACTTTCTGGAGAGGTGGACTGGACACCGCTGGCGTACCTTCTCCCACCCGGGGAGCACACGATAAGATTCGCGTACAAGAAAGATTCCAGCGTTTCCGAAGGATACGACACAGCCTGGGTGGATTACATCATTATACAACCTGAAGAACAAATTTCAACAACTTCAGCACAGATAATCGCAGATAATGAGACTCACGTGGTCGGGAGAATCGGTTACATAGACGTTCAGGTGGTTGATGAATCGGGTGTACCCATTCCTGGGGTGAACGTCCAGTTATTATACCAAGAATCTGATGGAAACTGGTATCCACTTTCTGACGCTATCACAGAAGAGAACTCCTTCACCACGGATAGCAATGGAATTGCAAAGATAAGGATTTGGCCGGTTCAAAGCGGTACTGTGACATTCAAAGCTCGTCTTGTTGGAAATCCTTCAATTGAAACTCAATTCGATGTAACGTTTCAGGGTTTAAACTGGTTCTTCCTCGTCTGGATGTGTGCTGACAACAATCTGGAATCATTTGCCTTGAACGATTTGAGTGAAATGTTGAATTCAAATGAAAACGTTTCTGTTGTGGTAATTTTCGATGGTTTCTTCCATAGTGATTGGATATACGTTCTAAACGAAGAAGGAGAATGGGAAGGGGGACCGGCAGATGCTGAAATCGATTCTGGAAATATATCAGAATTGATCAATTATATGGAATATGCAAGCAATTTGGAAGCTTCACACCGCGCCATTATTCTCTGGGATCATGGAAACGCATGGCTTTACGACGCAAAAGCCAGGTATTCACCAAGAGCCATATGCTTCGATGAGACTTCAGGTAATCACATCACCACCCCAGAACTCCGCCAAGCTTTGGAAGAATACAACAGCTACGGACTTCCGCGCATCGATATCCTGGGAATGGACGCGTGTCTAATGGGATCCATAGAAGTTCTCTACGAATTGAGAGGTTTGGTTGACTACATTGTTGCCTCCAGTTTCACAGAACCTGGCGACGGGTGGGATTACAGCTTCCTGGCGAACATAACTTCTTCTGACGATGCTCTCGATGTTGGAATGAAGATAGTTGATGCCTACAGAAATTTCTATGATGAGACATTTTGGGAGAATTATGGTCTGAGTCTAGCAGTTTACGACGCCAATCAAGTCACTGGTGTAACCGATTCTTTGAACAGCTTAGCGAGCAGGCTCGTTTCCATCATGGATGATTCTCTAAGAATCACAATAAACAGTTTCTATCCAAGTTTGATGCAGTACTATCCCGACTACAATCTGCTTGTGGATCTCAACAATTGTGCGATTTCTATGCAAGACATAAACAACTCTGATGTTCAAACCTATGCTAATGAAGTATCACAATCCCTCGAACAGCTGGTTATTTACGAATATGCCGAAAAATCAGGTACCTCAATAGAAAATCCTGTAAGTATATTCATGCCAGACGATCCAGATTCCCTAATTTATTGGGGAAGCGACTACAATTCTCTTCTTTTCTCCCAGGAACTCCTGTGGTCCAATTTCCTTGAATCTTGGCATCAGACAGGTGACGTTTTGTCCTACAAATCAGGGGCAACTGCTTTCTTAGGCAATTCTCTAAAGAAAAAGGAATTGAAATCTCCTTTCCTATCACTCAGAAGGTTGCTACGAGATCTTCCAGAATAG
- the infC gene encoding translation initiation factor IF-3 — protein sequence MIGVMPTRKALELAREKGLDLVLVAPNENPPVARIMDYGKYKYQLTKKQKENKKKPVQMKQMKFRLKIDEHDYQTKVKHIRRFLEDGHKVRVVVMFIGREMMFAEKGKEILERVIKDTEDLATVESPPKMEGRDMWMVLKPKNS from the coding sequence ATGATAGGTGTCATGCCAACCAGAAAAGCTCTGGAACTTGCGAGGGAGAAGGGACTCGATCTTGTTCTCGTTGCTCCCAACGAGAATCCGCCTGTTGCCAGAATTATGGACTACGGAAAGTACAAGTACCAGCTCACAAAGAAACAGAAAGAAAACAAGAAGAAGCCTGTTCAGATGAAACAGATGAAGTTTCGCTTGAAGATTGACGAGCACGACTATCAAACCAAGGTGAAACATATAAGGAGATTCCTGGAAGATGGTCATAAAGTCAGGGTAGTTGTAATGTTCATAGGAAGAGAGATGATGTTCGCTGAAAAGGGCAAAGAGATCCTGGAAAGGGTTATCAAAGACACGGAAGATCTGGCTACGGTGGAAAGTCCTCCCAAGATGGAAGGAAGAGACATGTGGATGGTGCTGAAACCCAAAAATTCGTGA
- the rpmI gene encoding 50S ribosomal protein L35, translating into MPKVKTNRSAAKRFRITKNGKIMRNHAYRSHKTGKKRRNALRALRKKDVVSSADKNRVLRLLGKK; encoded by the coding sequence ATGCCGAAGGTGAAGACAAACAGAAGTGCCGCGAAAAGATTCAGGATAACAAAGAACGGTAAGATAATGAGAAATCACGCTTACAGAAGTCATAAAACGGGAAAGAAAAGAAGAAATGCCCTCAGAGCGCTCAGAAAGAAAGACGTGGTTTCCAGTGCAGATAAAAACAGAGTTCTCAGACTTCTTGGAAAAAAGTGA
- the rplT gene encoding 50S ribosomal protein L20 translates to MRVKRAVHAKKKRKKYLKAAKGYRGALSRRYKLAKQMYVRSKWYSYVGRKQKKRDMRKLWITRINIAARNEGLKYSELIHGLKLAGVSINRKMLSELAVNDPEAFKEYVKIAKEALAS, encoded by the coding sequence ATGCGCGTAAAAAGAGCTGTGCACGCGAAAAAGAAGAGAAAGAAATATTTGAAAGCCGCTAAGGGATACAGAGGTGCTCTCAGCAGAAGGTACAAACTCGCCAAGCAGATGTACGTAAGGTCGAAATGGTACTCCTATGTTGGAAGAAAGCAGAAGAAGAGAGATATGAGAAAGCTCTGGATCACAAGAATCAACATCGCTGCAAGGAACGAAGGACTCAAATACAGCGAGCTCATTCACGGTTTGAAACTTGCCGGCGTTTCCATAAACAGAAAGATGCTCTCTGAACTCGCGGTGAACGATCCTGAAGCTTTCAAAGAATACGTGAAGATAGCGAAAGAAGCTCTTGCGTCTTGA
- a CDS encoding Mrp/NBP35 family ATP-binding protein, with the protein MEKTKKIAVMSGKGGVGKTTVAVNLAVALAAEGYQVGLLDLDLHGPNVQRMLGVSLPPSEGEKIVPAKYGDSLKVFSLAMILQEGAPVIWRGPLKHKAIEQLTRDVEWGDLDYLICDLPPGTGDEALSTFQIIKPDAVIVVSTPQKVAGDDVRRAINFVKRLSGKILGLVENMSYLVCPNCGEKIYVFGKGETEKLAEEFGIPLIARIPMDPEVVSLSDEGRPAVVYKRGTVIEEEFKKIVEKVLSL; encoded by the coding sequence ATGGAAAAAACGAAGAAGATAGCTGTGATGAGTGGTAAAGGTGGCGTTGGAAAAACTACTGTAGCGGTGAACCTCGCTGTTGCACTGGCGGCTGAGGGTTACCAGGTTGGTCTTCTCGATCTCGACCTCCACGGACCAAACGTTCAAAGGATGCTCGGTGTTTCTCTGCCACCTTCCGAAGGTGAAAAGATCGTTCCAGCAAAGTATGGAGATTCTTTGAAAGTGTTTTCACTAGCAATGATTCTCCAGGAAGGTGCTCCCGTCATATGGAGAGGTCCTCTCAAACACAAGGCGATTGAACAGCTCACAAGAGATGTAGAATGGGGTGACCTCGACTACCTGATCTGTGACCTTCCACCGGGAACAGGGGACGAAGCGCTTTCCACCTTTCAAATAATAAAACCTGACGCTGTGATAGTCGTTTCCACTCCTCAAAAAGTGGCTGGAGACGATGTGAGAAGAGCGATAAACTTTGTCAAAAGATTGAGTGGAAAGATACTCGGACTGGTGGAAAACATGTCCTATCTGGTCTGCCCAAACTGTGGTGAGAAGATATACGTTTTTGGAAAGGGAGAGACAGAAAAACTGGCAGAAGAATTTGGTATCCCTCTCATTGCCAGGATACCCATGGATCCAGAGGTGGTTTCCCTCTCAGACGAAGGAAGGCCTGCGGTGGTTTATAAGAGAGGAACCGTAATAGAAGAAGAATTCAAGAAGATCGTCGAGAAAGTACTTTCTCTGTGA
- a CDS encoding diguanylate cyclase: MRVKKFLRETYWGDEFLIEDDGEDQVLKIVRAPVDRSFFFNEYAKLKRLNLPNVLLPEKLKISDGKFLLFYPYYHNLAPLENLSDQVAKQLLKLFLFLSKVGVTIPALGMDDILVNDGVFLIPALISNIPDDVKGVVFSPERSSRATEEVCRRFLKIHGIEPHLETREPSFDSREIRIPYIHRKEEELIKRDIEIAQKFPFFILITGEQRVGKTKLASVLVDGLREQGYMVHQITSLEDLRVWYDASDELDLLTKLDDGQKKVILIDDLFEGSDLLSFLEEFSGLSTITKIIVLTTSTKAFQFFHKVYRLSPFTVEETRIFLERAIGKISEDQVKLIHSLSKGLPGYMVELLKFFNKSNLRENIVGIFKPLLRELDSPEIRELSVLGQKFTGTELKVLEKITGKDYHDTLMSAYDSGVITTEEGLYRFALREFWKYYYNKLSENKKKNLHEKLFENLPDDLAIKHALSLEDPRLKFFYVLRYVRKHFWDYEKTRSLIEYLRRLEEFFEKPYYSIESLKMKLIFRIDPLGVEKENFHFRRFKTLRNPDVESILQKDSLSYYDLYNLVVLSRFHIRAGKKAPQEILNTIKRELKEKNFSTRERLYLKAHLLYDLFSSTEDREALKEMMNIATSEGFLDLQVMGYRALGVLSRTRAMSNYYFHHSLELSRKIDPSLSIVDESNLTWSLLYEGKITNFLVQLERLRKQARLFEDMPILSYTYFLEGLYYIHKKDFQKAEEVFRTELELEEKHGIERRALRGLVMNYLFSGDVESAKSLLEKDEPEFDRFGFNFLKRLVLAKDDSELLKIWKERLETPQKFFNEEIAYVFTERLAKLDPEGFEEFLLELERENVENSSNLTLALVYETFYKFYSALGENFKAKRYLRRAIFVYNLIGLREVSVKPEVEEKTQIEEKKAPFYLLLGFIETEKEFSDMMEFASARLSEVIPYEVFSIRIIERTTKKVMEEYSTSPITPPMEKDFLEISPFRTVMSFHLDMKHDMIVGVETNLECDEKTAWELVETLEQFGNILTTILRERLYRDRSMKDPLTGVLSRWYFMERLEEEAYKSSRYKSPLSIIMCDADDFKKINDQFGHVAGDKTLGWLGRKMKSVLRKSDLVGRYGGEEFIIALPGTSLEEAKIVAEKLRKAVMEDPENTYHITLSFGVAEYKNGEDPFETIKRADEALYLAKILGKNSVVTEKVLSRRSS, from the coding sequence GTGAGAGTGAAAAAATTCCTGAGGGAGACGTACTGGGGGGATGAATTTCTCATAGAAGATGACGGTGAAGATCAAGTTTTGAAAATCGTAAGAGCTCCCGTGGATAGATCTTTCTTCTTCAACGAATACGCGAAATTGAAACGTCTCAATCTGCCAAACGTTCTTCTGCCTGAAAAGTTGAAAATCTCTGATGGGAAGTTCCTGCTGTTCTATCCCTACTACCACAACCTCGCACCTCTCGAAAATCTGAGCGATCAGGTCGCAAAGCAGCTTCTCAAGCTGTTTCTCTTTCTCTCGAAAGTGGGCGTCACTATTCCCGCGCTCGGGATGGACGACATACTGGTGAACGACGGAGTTTTTTTGATCCCTGCACTCATCTCGAACATTCCGGACGATGTGAAGGGCGTTGTTTTTTCTCCAGAGAGATCTTCCCGGGCAACCGAAGAAGTGTGCAGGCGTTTTTTGAAAATCCACGGAATAGAACCTCATCTGGAGACCAGAGAGCCCTCGTTCGACTCCAGAGAGATCAGAATTCCCTACATTCACAGGAAAGAAGAAGAACTGATAAAAAGAGACATAGAAATTGCTCAAAAATTTCCTTTCTTCATTCTTATTACAGGTGAACAGAGAGTGGGGAAGACAAAACTCGCGTCTGTTCTCGTCGATGGTTTGAGAGAACAAGGATACATGGTTCATCAAATCACCTCTCTCGAAGATCTCCGCGTGTGGTATGATGCTTCAGACGAACTCGATCTTCTCACCAAACTCGACGACGGTCAAAAAAAGGTGATCTTGATCGACGACTTGTTTGAAGGTTCAGACTTGTTATCGTTTCTCGAGGAGTTTTCCGGACTCTCCACTATCACCAAAATAATCGTTCTAACAACTTCTACAAAGGCTTTTCAATTCTTCCACAAGGTGTACAGGCTCTCTCCTTTCACAGTTGAGGAAACTCGTATCTTTCTTGAGAGAGCGATTGGAAAAATCAGCGAGGATCAAGTTAAGTTGATTCACAGTCTCAGCAAGGGATTACCGGGATACATGGTAGAATTGTTGAAATTCTTCAACAAGTCCAATCTCAGAGAAAACATCGTTGGAATCTTCAAACCTCTTCTTCGAGAGCTGGATTCCCCAGAAATCAGAGAACTGAGCGTTCTGGGGCAGAAGTTCACTGGAACTGAACTGAAGGTGCTTGAAAAGATAACCGGAAAAGACTACCATGACACTTTGATGTCCGCATATGATTCTGGTGTGATAACGACAGAAGAAGGACTCTACAGATTCGCACTTAGAGAATTCTGGAAATACTACTACAACAAGCTTTCAGAGAACAAAAAGAAAAATCTCCACGAAAAACTGTTCGAAAATCTCCCGGACGACCTCGCAATAAAACACGCCCTGTCTCTGGAGGACCCAAGATTAAAGTTTTTCTACGTGCTGAGATACGTGAGAAAGCACTTCTGGGATTATGAAAAGACCAGATCGCTCATTGAATACCTGAGAAGACTGGAAGAGTTTTTCGAAAAGCCCTATTATTCCATAGAAAGCTTGAAGATGAAGCTTATTTTCAGAATAGATCCTCTGGGTGTAGAAAAGGAGAATTTTCATTTTCGCAGATTCAAAACTCTCAGAAATCCAGATGTCGAATCGATCTTGCAAAAAGACTCACTGTCTTATTATGATCTCTACAATCTCGTCGTTCTTTCCCGTTTTCACATAAGAGCGGGAAAGAAAGCCCCTCAGGAAATTCTCAACACCATCAAAAGAGAGCTCAAAGAGAAAAACTTCTCCACAAGAGAAAGGCTTTATCTGAAGGCTCATCTTCTCTACGATCTCTTTTCTTCAACTGAAGATCGGGAAGCACTGAAAGAGATGATGAACATTGCCACCTCGGAAGGTTTCCTCGACCTTCAAGTGATGGGTTACAGAGCTTTGGGAGTTCTTTCAAGAACGAGAGCGATGAGCAACTACTACTTCCATCACTCTTTAGAGCTTTCAAGAAAAATAGACCCATCACTTTCCATCGTGGACGAAAGCAATTTGACATGGAGCTTGCTCTACGAGGGAAAAATAACGAACTTCCTCGTCCAGCTTGAAAGACTGAGAAAACAGGCAAGGCTCTTTGAAGACATGCCCATCCTTTCTTACACCTACTTTCTCGAAGGGCTCTACTACATCCACAAGAAAGATTTCCAAAAAGCAGAAGAAGTTTTCAGAACAGAACTCGAACTGGAAGAAAAACACGGAATAGAAAGAAGAGCACTCAGAGGACTGGTCATGAACTACCTGTTTTCTGGAGACGTTGAATCCGCTAAAAGTCTTCTGGAAAAGGATGAACCCGAGTTCGATAGATTCGGATTCAATTTTCTCAAGAGGCTGGTCCTTGCAAAAGACGATTCAGAGCTCTTGAAAATCTGGAAAGAAAGGCTTGAAACTCCTCAGAAATTCTTCAACGAAGAAATCGCTTATGTTTTTACAGAAAGGTTAGCAAAACTGGATCCAGAAGGCTTTGAAGAATTCCTCCTCGAACTTGAAAGGGAAAATGTCGAAAATTCTTCAAATCTCACACTCGCTCTGGTTTATGAAACCTTTTACAAATTCTACAGTGCCCTTGGAGAAAACTTCAAAGCCAAGCGTTATCTCAGAAGGGCGATTTTTGTTTACAACCTGATAGGCTTGAGAGAAGTTTCGGTCAAGCCGGAAGTGGAAGAAAAAACTCAAATTGAAGAGAAAAAAGCACCGTTTTATCTATTGCTGGGTTTCATAGAAACAGAAAAGGAATTTTCTGATATGATGGAGTTTGCTTCGGCAAGGCTTTCAGAAGTAATTCCATACGAAGTTTTTTCAATTCGAATAATTGAGAGAACAACGAAAAAGGTGATGGAAGAATATTCAACATCTCCAATCACTCCACCTATGGAGAAGGACTTCCTCGAAATTTCACCCTTCAGAACGGTCATGTCCTTCCATCTCGATATGAAGCACGACATGATCGTTGGTGTCGAGACCAACCTTGAATGTGACGAAAAGACAGCCTGGGAGCTGGTGGAAACGCTCGAACAATTTGGAAACATTCTCACCACCATTCTCAGAGAACGTCTCTACAGAGACAGAAGTATGAAGGATCCTCTCACGGGAGTTCTGTCCAGGTGGTACTTCATGGAACGTCTTGAGGAAGAGGCGTACAAATCTTCGAGGTATAAATCTCCCCTTTCCATCATTATGTGCGATGCCGATGACTTCAAAAAGATAAACGATCAATTTGGACACGTTGCGGGTGACAAAACTCTCGGCTGGCTGGGAAGAAAGATGAAGTCCGTTTTGAGAAAGAGCGATCTTGTGGGAAGATACGGAGGGGAAGAGTTCATTATAGCTCTCCCGGGAACTTCCCTGGAAGAGGCAAAGATTGTAGCAGAGAAGCTGAGAAAGGCCGTTATGGAAGATCCAGAGAACACCTATCACATCACTCTGAGTTTTGGAGTGGCAGAATACAAAAACGGCGAGGACCCCTTTGAAACAATAAAAAGGGCCGATGAGGCCCTCTACCTGGCAAAAATTCTTGGAAAGAACTCTGTGGTCACAGAGAAAGTACTTTCTCGACGATCTTCTTGA
- a CDS encoding DHH family phosphoesterase, with the protein MDEIVKVLSQHDRILVVGHIMPDGDCVSSVLSLTLGLEKLGKEVKAAVDYKIPYVFEKFPYIDKIEENPNFDPELLVVVDASSPDRIGKFQDLLDKVPSVVIDHHSTNTNFGNWNWVDPSFAATAQMIFRINKALGVEYDSNLATLNYLGIATDTGFFRHSNADVRVFEDAYKLVKMGADAHFVAKEILENKRFEQFKLFAEVLERLQLLENGKIAYSYIDYDTYLRHNCTDEDSAGFVGELRSIRGVEVAVLFMEFPRGKIHVSMRSKDWFNVNEVAFELGGGGHPRAAGVTFEGKKIEEVIPRVINHLLKKFKEGVESESEKIPEGDVLGG; encoded by the coding sequence GTGGACGAGATCGTCAAAGTGCTCTCTCAACACGATAGAATACTCGTCGTAGGTCACATAATGCCAGATGGTGATTGTGTGAGTTCCGTTCTGAGCCTCACACTCGGACTGGAAAAATTAGGAAAAGAAGTGAAGGCTGCTGTAGATTACAAAATTCCTTACGTATTCGAGAAATTCCCTTACATAGATAAAATAGAAGAGAATCCGAATTTTGATCCGGAGCTTCTTGTGGTGGTCGATGCCTCCTCTCCCGACAGAATCGGAAAGTTTCAGGATCTCCTGGATAAGGTTCCTTCTGTTGTGATCGATCACCACTCAACGAACACGAATTTCGGAAACTGGAACTGGGTGGATCCGTCTTTTGCAGCCACCGCTCAGATGATATTCAGAATCAACAAGGCACTTGGTGTAGAGTACGATTCGAACCTTGCCACTTTGAACTACCTTGGGATCGCAACCGACACAGGGTTTTTCAGGCACTCCAACGCAGATGTCAGAGTGTTCGAAGACGCTTACAAACTGGTGAAGATGGGAGCAGATGCACATTTCGTTGCCAAAGAGATCCTGGAGAACAAGAGATTCGAACAGTTCAAACTGTTCGCTGAAGTCCTCGAAAGACTCCAGCTGCTTGAAAATGGAAAGATCGCTTACTCCTACATCGATTACGACACCTATCTCAGACACAACTGCACCGATGAGGACAGCGCGGGATTTGTCGGTGAGCTTCGTTCCATAAGAGGCGTGGAAGTGGCTGTGCTCTTCATGGAGTTTCCACGTGGTAAAATACATGTCAGCATGAGATCAAAAGACTGGTTCAACGTCAACGAGGTTGCCTTTGAGCTTGGAGGAGGGGGGCACCCTCGAGCAGCGGGTGTGACTTTCGAGGGGAAGAAAATAGAAGAAGTGATTCCCAGGGTTATAAATCATCTCTTGAAGAAGTTCAAAGAAGGTGTGGAAAGTGAGAGTGAAAAAATTCCTGAGGGAGACGTACTGGGGGGATGA
- a CDS encoding purine nucleoside phosphorylase I, inosine and guanosine-specific, whose product MMKKIEEARTFISERTNLSPDILIILGSGFGPFIEKVEDPVIIDYKDIPHFPQPTVEGHSGKLVFGRISDKPVMIMAGRFHLYEGHDPATVAFPVYLAKYVGVKGVVVTNAAGAINPEFKPGEIILVRDIINFMFRNPLRGPNDEKIGPRFPDMSSVVDPEWARKIQERLSLKEGVYIGVLGPSYETPAEIRVFEKLGADLVGMSTVPEVIAAKHCGLKVVVFSCVTNMAAGITHGRLSHEEVVRTTKMAQGKIEKALTTAVEVF is encoded by the coding sequence ATGATGAAAAAGATCGAAGAAGCAAGGACGTTTATAAGTGAAAGAACGAACCTTTCACCGGACATTTTGATCATCCTGGGATCCGGTTTTGGGCCTTTCATAGAAAAAGTGGAAGACCCTGTTATTATAGATTATAAAGATATTCCTCACTTCCCACAACCTACCGTGGAAGGTCACAGCGGGAAACTCGTTTTTGGAAGAATAAGCGATAAGCCAGTTATGATCATGGCAGGAAGGTTTCACCTTTATGAGGGTCACGATCCAGCAACGGTGGCTTTTCCCGTGTATCTGGCAAAATACGTGGGAGTGAAAGGTGTCGTTGTAACCAACGCCGCCGGTGCGATAAACCCGGAGTTCAAACCTGGAGAAATCATTCTGGTGAGAGACATAATAAACTTCATGTTCAGAAATCCTCTCAGAGGTCCAAACGACGAAAAGATAGGTCCGAGGTTTCCCGATATGTCCTCGGTTGTTGATCCTGAATGGGCGAGGAAAATCCAGGAAAGACTCAGCCTGAAGGAAGGGGTTTACATCGGTGTCCTTGGACCAAGTTACGAGACGCCAGCTGAGATACGCGTCTTTGAAAAGCTCGGAGCTGATCTTGTTGGGATGTCAACCGTTCCAGAAGTGATCGCTGCAAAACATTGTGGACTCAAAGTGGTTGTATTCTCCTGTGTGACGAACATGGCAGCCGGTATCACCCACGGAAGACTGTCACACGAAGAAGTGGTGAGAACAACGAAAATGGCACAGGGTAAAATAGAAAAAGCTCTCACCACTGCAGTGGAGGTGTTCTAA